The genomic segment ACGAGCGGGTGCTTTCCCTCCGGGGAGAGCGGCTGCCCTCCGGGGCGGCTGACTCCGGCGGGGAAAGGTCTTCCGATCAGAGGCTCCCATTAACCCGCCCGCGCCGAGCCGAAACGTGTCAACTGCCACGGCGCCGGACGGCCGGCCGGGGCGGATCTTCCGACAGACCGGCCGGATGCGGACGGGCGGAGACGAGGGCACAATGGAACGATCATGTCGACCGACGTACGTTTTACGGTGGAAAGGGACGAACTACACACCCTGCTCCGCCTCATCGGGGTCCTCGACCAACCGGCGACGGCTACCGTACGTGACGAGCTGTTGACCCAGCTGGCTGACCAACCGACCGCGGTCGCGATCGACATCTCCGGCCTGCGGGTCGCCGAGCCGGCCGTGCTCGGCCTCTTCGCCGAGGTGGTCGAGGAGGCGGCGGAGTGGCCGACCGGCCGGCCGCTGCTGTCGTACCGTCCGGTCGGCGACCGGGACCTCGCCCGGCTCGGCGCCGACCTCCCGCCGGCCCGGCGACTCAGTGCCGAGCTGGCGCCGGTGGTGGGCGCCGCCCGGGCCGCCCGGGAGCTGATCACGGAGGGTTGCACGCGCTGGGGGTTGCGGCAACTCACCGACTCGGCCTGCCTGGCGGTGACCGAGCTGGTGAACAACGTGGTGGTCCACGCCCGGACCCGGATGACCGTCCGGCTGGCCTGGCGGGCCGGCGCCCTGCGCCTCGCGGTCCGGGACTACTCGACCCGGCACCCGAACCCGGTCGGACCGGCCCCCCCGACCTCGCCGGGCGGCCGTGGGCTGCTCCTGATCGAGAGCGCGGTACGCCGCTGGGGTGCCACCGGCCTGACCGACGGAAAGGTCGTCTGGGCGGTCCTGTACCCGCAGGACGAGCCCGCCCTCGGGTAACCGGTTACTGCCGGGAGGCAGTGGGTAGTGACGAGTCATGCGCGATCACGAGTACCCGACGCCGGTGTCCGACCCCGAGGCCGAAGGGCTACCCGACACCGCGGACGACGACACCAGCGCCGACGATCCGGCCGAGAGCGGTCGGGAGGCGGACGGATACGACCCCGCGCCCCTGCCGGCTGACCGGCCGGTGGCGGTGGACCGGTTCGGCACCACCCCGGAGGAGCAGCTCGACGGCGAACCCCTGGACTACAAGATCGATCGGGAACGGTCCGACGTTCCGGTGAACGACCCGCTTTCCGCGCCCGCCGACCACCGGTTGGGGTTGGAGGCGGACAGCGACGAGGCCGCGGCCGAGGCCCAGCTCGACGCCGACGTGCTCGACCCGGGTCCCACCTCGGATCCGGACTCGCCGGTGTCGATCTACGACCACGGCAACCTGGACGGCTCGACCGGCGATCCGGTGGGCCGCATCGTGGAGCCGGACGAGGGTGCCCGGTACGACGACCAGACCGACTCGGTGGCCTTCGACGCCGGCCCGGCCGGCGGCGGCGCCAGCGCCGAGGAGCTGGCCGTGAACGAGACCCCGCCCCCGGACTCGACCGGTAACACCCCGCTGCCCGACTGAGCGGGCGGGCTCACTCGTCGAGTCCGCGTTCGATCGCGTACCGGGTGAGCTCCACCCGGTTGTGCAGTTGCAGCTTGCCCAGCGTGTTCTGGACGTGGTTCTGCACCGTCCGGTGCGACAGCCCCAGCCGGGCCGCGATCTGCTTGTACGACAGCCCCTTGGCCACCAGCCGCAACACCTCGGTCTCGCGATCGGTGAGTCGCGGCTGATCCTCGGCACCGCCGCCGGCCGGTTCGGTGGCCAGGCGCCGGTACTCGCCCA from the Solwaraspora sp. WMMD1047 genome contains:
- a CDS encoding ATP-binding protein, with amino-acid sequence MERDELHTLLRLIGVLDQPATATVRDELLTQLADQPTAVAIDISGLRVAEPAVLGLFAEVVEEAAEWPTGRPLLSYRPVGDRDLARLGADLPPARRLSAELAPVVGAARAARELITEGCTRWGLRQLTDSACLAVTELVNNVVVHARTRMTVRLAWRAGALRLAVRDYSTRHPNPVGPAPPTSPGGRGLLLIESAVRRWGATGLTDGKVVWAVLYPQDEPALG
- a CDS encoding DUF5709 domain-containing protein, which produces MRDHEYPTPVSDPEAEGLPDTADDDTSADDPAESGREADGYDPAPLPADRPVAVDRFGTTPEEQLDGEPLDYKIDRERSDVPVNDPLSAPADHRLGLEADSDEAAAEAQLDADVLDPGPTSDPDSPVSIYDHGNLDGSTGDPVGRIVEPDEGARYDDQTDSVAFDAGPAGGGASAEELAVNETPPPDSTGNTPLPD